The Deltaproteobacteria bacterium sequence GAGTGGGTATTCCATTGCCGATCTCCTGCTGCCGCTGGCAGGGTTCGATATGTATGCAGATACAGCGGAAACCATGAAGGCTCAACAAGCTATCGGTATCCTGAACGATTTTCAGAAGGAGCTTTTTGATGCCGGCGGCGGCGCCATTTTCAGGACGTTGAAAGACGGAAAAGTTCCGAAAGAAATATTGAGAGATATAGCCCAAAAGGCTGTCGACAATGGATCAAAAGGATTTAGTGAAGACGATTACGTAATGGTTTTAGAACAGGCATGGGAAGGGAGATAATGGACTTACCCGGATACTACGAATTCTGCTGTCGCGTGAAAATCATTGCCGGCCATAACGCGCTGGAAAAGATTCCCGGCGCCCTGTCTCATCTGAATGCAGGAAAACCGATGATCGTAACAGATAAAGGTGTTGCCGGCGCCGGATTGATTGATATCGTAACGAATGCCATAAAAGACGGTGTAACCATCGGGGCTATAGCAGATGATGTGCCACCGGATTCCGATCTGCGGGTTGTAAACCGTCTTGCACAGGAATATCGTGAAAAAGGCTGTGATTCTCTTATTGCCGTCGGTGGCGGGTCCGTTATGGATACGGCCAAAGGAATTAATATCGTCGTTTCTGAAAAGGCGGATGATCTGATGAAGTTCAGCGGCGGCCATGTTCTTAAACGGGCATTAAAGCCGCTTATCGCCATTCCGACTACGGCAGGAACGGGTTCTGAAGTAACCATGGCGGCTGTTATTAAAGATCATGAGAAACATCTGAAGATGCTCTTCGTCAGCTATTTTCTCTTGCCGGATGTTTCTATTGTAGATTCCCGAATGACACTGACACTTCCGCCTGCCATTTCGGCGGCTACAGGCATGGATGCCCTTTCGCATGC is a genomic window containing:
- a CDS encoding alcohol dehydrogenase, coding for SGYSIADLLLPLAGFDMYADTAETMKAQQAIGILNDFQKELFDAGGGAIFRTLKDGKVPKEILRDIAQKAVDNGSKGFSEDDYVMVLEQAWEGR